The nucleotide sequence GAACCCCCCAAGCTCACTCTGGGGCCTGGCTCAGTGCTGTGTGCTGGCCAAAGCCCCCACAGTTCCACGTCCTTGAGCTGGGGACAACAGCCCCCACACCTCAATGCTGGGGCCAATTTTCCCCCAAATGGGGCTGAGTTCAGCTTAgtccagggccaggcccagcgcTGTGGCCTGTTCCCTTCCCCTGGGCTATGGAAGACACCTCCACGCAGGAGCTAAGACTGGGGCTGCAgatgccagcccagcccaagTGGCCTCCCCAGAGATGCTGGTGCCAGAAACCACAGCATGAACCCCCCGCCACACTCCCAACACAcacgaggagctcccagggcagagcagcatggCCCGAACCGGCCCCCCAGCCCAGATCAGATCCACCTTTGCAGGTGTGGCTGCCCACAGTCAGCCCCTGAGACCTCCCAACCCCCAACGCACACATTGAACCTTCTGCCGTCCCCCCCTCCACTCACCCTCCCCTACCCTCCACCCCTGGCCTTAGCCCCACACACCAAACCCAGCTGTGAGGTCGCCACTCCCACCCGCATCCTCCCCCGACCAAACCCTGCGCCAACATTGCAAGCAAACAAGAGTGAGGAGCACAGAGACACTCGGTGGATCACTCTCAGGTGTTTAGTGCTACGAACTCTTTCTCATTTCCCAAACACGCCCGCAGTGACACAGAGCAGCGGCGTTTTCTGAGACAGGACGCGACTCCCACGAGCGACGCCGGGAAATTGTTCCTGGGGATTGGAGTGAAGCACCCACGAGGATAACCCCATTTCTCAGACACGCTGGGCGGGTGTGTGTCAAACCCGGTGAAATGGGAATGAGACGAGCGCTGGGGATGCACCTGGCGCTGCTGGAGTAGAACAATTGCTCAGTTTTGTTCCCCAGATGTCACACGGAGATGTCGCAGGGCAGGAACTGGGACAGGTGCGACTCCCCCGCCCGGCGCCGtctgctgcccctgggctgggagctgggcaagTCCGAGGGCAGCAAACTGCCCTGGGCAGCACCAGGCACTTGGTGTGTGTCTCTATTTCCCACCCGCCTCGCCCGGCGCTGGGGCCCTTTGTCACCGCGCACGGGAGGGGCAAACCCACGGGAAGAGCCAGTGGGTTCTGCGCGGCCCAGCTGGGCCCCGCTcacgccctggggctgggctcgtaCCCCCCACccggctggcccagctgctgagccccttccccagcccccccagctgaggctgcagcgcAGAGCGGCTGCACGCACAGCAGGGCCCcggccctctcccctgcccagcgctgcccctggggccactgctgcccctccgcGGGCAGAGACTCCCCAGGGCAGGAAATGTGCCAAGTGCCCAGGACCCCCACTGGGCCTCTCCCCTCACTGGGCTCCTCTCCTGCCACCTCTTATCTCAGAGGCTCTTCCTCCTggggcctctcccctccccacatcacaccCACCCCACAGTTCTCCCCTGGGGATCTCGGCTCCTCCTTTCCcgcactgcagccccctcctccccccaccctcagcatcaacccgaccctgcccccacccgacccacactgccctgcccccacagcctgcagctgctcccccagccccttcgctgccctccccctcccagctcacaggcctgggcactgacgggggagagggtggggggcaggcgggcgaTGCCCCTTAGACATCCccaagggagcagggctggggggtgtcagtgctgggaggggtcagtctgtgccgcggggtcactgccagggacagagattccctgcggctgcgctgggagggggcagattgtcaggggagCCGCGTTTGTCCCCCCAGGGTTGACACCAGGACAGAAGAAAGGGCGGAGGGGCCCGGAGAAGGTGTGGGTGAAAGTGAAGAGATGGGACCtgtcagtcacattgtaaaatgagacCTCGCCCGCCTCGTAGTCCAGGAAAATCCCCACCCGGCCGGGCCTGGCGCTCACGGGGAGGGGGGTCGGGCGGGAGGTGCAGGCCTTGTATCCCCCGTCCCTCAGCCACACGGCCCAGTATCCATCCTCAGGGGTGAGTTTGCTCTCCCCGTTCCTGCTCACAGattccctgcacacccccaggtcccacccagtcttgtctcccacctccacctcccagtaacacctcccGCCCGTGAGCCGCTCCGCGCCCAGCACATTGATATAGTTCT is from Carettochelys insculpta isolate YL-2023 chromosome 22, ASM3395843v1, whole genome shotgun sequence and encodes:
- the LOC142024658 gene encoding E3 ubiquitin-protein ligase TRIM39-like; this translates as PVDVTLDPNTAHPNLALSEDRKHVRFGARRQDLPHNPGRFENYINVLGAERLTGGRCYWEVEVGDKTGWDLGVCRESVSRNGESKLTPEDGYWAVWLRDGGYKACTSRPTPLPVSARPGRVGIFLDYEAGEVSFYNVTDRSHLFTFTHTFSGPLRPFFCPGVNPGGTNAAPLTICPLPAQPQGISVPGSDPAAQTDPSQH